A genomic stretch from Deltaproteobacteria bacterium includes:
- a CDS encoding DUF1016 domain-containing protein, whose translation MNLIRKGHIIATPTDTIKDPYILDFLGLPDSSKFHERNLETAIIDNLQSFLLELGKGFAFIGRQRRLQFDDNFFYIDLVFYNCILKCYLLIDLKIGELTHQDVGQMDSYVRMFDERYRTEGDNPSIGLILCTKKNETIAHYSILKDSKQLFASKYMLYLPTEEELRQEINRERRLIESRSIPLPKKVLAKRNKRRSKKIK comes from the coding sequence ATGAATTTGATCCGCAAGGGACACATCATCGCAACGCCGACTGATACCATTAAGGATCCCTATATCCTCGATTTTCTCGGCCTGCCTGACTCTTCAAAATTCCATGAAAGAAATCTGGAAACGGCAATTATTGATAATCTGCAGTCGTTTCTTCTTGAGCTTGGAAAGGGGTTCGCTTTCATCGGGCGACAAAGGCGCCTACAATTTGATGACAACTTTTTCTACATCGATCTAGTTTTCTATAACTGCATTTTGAAATGCTATCTCTTGATCGATTTAAAAATTGGCGAATTAACCCATCAAGATGTCGGACAGATGGATAGCTATGTCAGAATGTTTGATGAGAGATACCGTACTGAAGGAGACAACCCAAGTATTGGCTTAATTCTTTGTACTAAGAAAAATGAAACGATTGCTCATTATTCGATACTGAAAGATAGCAAGCAGCTTTTTGCGTCCAAGTACATGCTCTATTTGCCCACAGAAGAGGAATTGCGTCAGGAAATCAATCGGGAGCGGAGATTGATTGAAAGCAGAAGCATTCCTCTTCCTAAAAAAGTTTTAGCAAAGAGAAACAAGAGGCGAAGCAAAAAGATAAAATAA
- the murJ gene encoding murein biosynthesis integral membrane protein MurJ: protein MEVLTSKRAMAKRAGVMSFFTFLSRITGLARDTAIAYFLGAREAADAFYVAFRIPNLLRRLFAEGNLTVSFVPIFTEYLKKSESEAKRVSDITFTYLTLFLILLAVSGVVGASWFVKATAYGFNQNPEKFALTVALTRITFPYILTISLAALCMGILNARFRFGPSAASPIFMNLGIILFAFGFQKFFDLPSVAISWGVLLGGALQLLVQIPYLIKEGFLFKPSFNLLHPGVRRIGKLMVPSIIGSAVYQINIFAITFMASYLPTGSVSFLWYADRIVEFPMGVFAISFATVALPSFSHLVAEQKTDALKKSLRDALSLNWFINIPASVGIAAIALPIVVLLFQRGGFDAEASHQTARTVQYFVLGLPFVSANRILTAFFYSVQESRKPVIAAVAAMIVNIAVGYSLKDTWLHYGLAFGVAMGSVTNFIGLIWLLHRQVGALGLGQLGLPIFKMSLASAFMWLGLWGAENQLIRFSFSGLWGHLILVLLLMALGVLIYLACALLFKIEELTPVLRRLKRNN from the coding sequence ATGGAGGTTCTAACCAGTAAGCGTGCCATGGCCAAACGGGCCGGGGTGATGAGTTTTTTTACTTTCTTAAGCCGCATAACGGGGTTGGCACGAGACACGGCGATTGCCTATTTTTTGGGGGCGAGGGAAGCCGCCGATGCCTTTTATGTGGCCTTTCGTATTCCCAATCTGTTGCGGCGCTTGTTTGCCGAAGGTAATTTGACCGTTTCCTTTGTTCCCATTTTTACCGAATATCTCAAAAAATCTGAAAGCGAAGCCAAGCGGGTGAGTGACATAACCTTTACCTACTTAACTTTGTTTCTCATTTTATTAGCGGTAAGTGGAGTGGTAGGGGCGAGTTGGTTTGTTAAAGCAACGGCTTATGGTTTTAATCAAAACCCCGAAAAATTTGCCTTAACCGTTGCCCTTACTCGAATTACCTTTCCTTATATTTTAACGATCAGCCTTGCGGCCTTGTGTATGGGCATCCTCAATGCGCGCTTTCGTTTTGGGCCCAGCGCCGCCAGCCCCATTTTTATGAATTTGGGGATTATTCTCTTTGCCTTTGGTTTTCAAAAATTTTTTGATCTGCCCAGCGTGGCCATTAGTTGGGGTGTGTTGTTGGGGGGCGCCTTACAGCTATTGGTGCAAATTCCCTACCTCATTAAAGAGGGTTTTTTGTTTAAGCCTTCGTTTAATTTATTGCACCCCGGGGTTCGGCGGATTGGTAAATTAATGGTGCCAAGTATTATTGGTTCAGCGGTGTATCAAATCAATATTTTTGCCATTACTTTTATGGCCTCTTATTTACCCACCGGCAGTGTGAGTTTTCTTTGGTATGCCGACCGAATTGTAGAATTTCCGATGGGGGTTTTTGCTATTTCGTTTGCTACGGTGGCTTTGCCTTCTTTTTCTCACTTGGTGGCAGAGCAAAAGACTGATGCTTTGAAAAAAAGTTTACGCGATGCTTTAAGTCTTAATTGGTTTATCAATATTCCCGCAAGTGTAGGTATTGCGGCTATTGCCTTGCCCATTGTGGTGTTGCTCTTTCAGCGGGGTGGGTTTGACGCCGAGGCCTCTCATCAAACTGCTCGAACGGTTCAATACTTTGTGTTGGGCCTACCCTTTGTGAGTGCCAATCGTATCCTCACTGCCTTTTTTTATTCAGTACAAGAATCGCGCAAACCCGTGATTGCCGCAGTGGCGGCTATGATCGTTAATATTGCGGTGGGTTATTCACTCAAAGATACATGGTTACATTATGGTTTGGCCTTTGGGGTGGCGATGGGGTCGGTGACTAATTTCATTGGGCTTATTTGGCTATTACATCGGCAAGTAGGCGCTTTGGGTTTAGGCCAGCTAGGGTTGCCTATTTTCAAGATGAGCTTAGCTTCGGCCTTCATGTGGCTGGGTTTATGGGGCGCTGAAAATCAACTCATTCGATTTTCTTTCTCTGGGCTTTGGGGGCATTTGATCTTGGTGCTTTTACTGATGGCCCTGGGGGTATTGATTTATTTAGCCTGCGCCTTACTTTTTAAGATAGAAGAATTAACCCCCGTTTTAAGGCGCCTTAAACGCAATAACTAA
- the lysS gene encoding lysine--tRNA ligase, with protein MSEENQYYLQRKEKAQQLAEKGINPYPNGLKPSHPLGELVRAYNDKTKEELEQSKVQVQVAGRVLLIRSFGKAAFITLRDRSGDLQCYVRKDQVPETEFEVFKTLDMGDFAYCEGYLFRTKTNELSVHVEHFHLAGKGLRNLPEKWHGLTDIEARYRQRYVDLIVNPGVKDVFRKRAQIIAEMRKFFIERDFLECETPMMHPIPGGAKAKPFVTHHNALGMDLYLRIAPELYLKRLVVGGFERVFEVNRNFRNEGISIQHNPEFTMLEFYQAYATYEDLMTLTEDLLEKLATTIVGSSSVTYQGEVLQFKKPFKRLPLYQSLLEIGKVPPEIMGSREKALQFAEAKNIKLTSPKESLPVLLTEIFEDIVEPKLIQPMFITHYPTEVSPLSRRNAQDPDLTDRFELFIFGREIANGFSELNDPVDQRGRFLEQLKAKEAGDEEAMGLDEDFINALEYGMPPTAGEGIGIDRLVMLLTDQPSIRDVILFPHMRHK; from the coding sequence ATGTCTGAAGAAAATCAATATTATTTACAACGCAAAGAAAAGGCCCAGCAGTTAGCAGAAAAGGGCATCAACCCTTACCCCAATGGGTTAAAGCCAAGCCATCCCTTAGGTGAATTGGTCAGGGCTTACAATGATAAAACCAAAGAAGAACTTGAACAAAGCAAAGTTCAAGTTCAAGTGGCAGGGAGGGTGTTATTGATTCGTTCTTTTGGTAAGGCGGCGTTTATCACCCTGCGGGATCGTAGTGGCGACCTGCAGTGTTATGTTCGTAAAGATCAAGTGCCCGAAACAGAATTTGAAGTCTTTAAAACCCTTGATATGGGCGACTTTGCTTATTGTGAGGGGTATTTATTTCGCACCAAAACCAATGAACTCAGTGTGCATGTCGAGCATTTTCATTTAGCCGGCAAAGGCTTAAGAAATCTTCCGGAAAAATGGCATGGGCTCACCGACATTGAGGCCCGCTATCGGCAGCGTTATGTTGATTTGATTGTCAACCCTGGTGTGAAAGATGTTTTTCGCAAGCGCGCCCAAATCATTGCCGAGATGCGCAAATTTTTTATCGAACGCGATTTTCTCGAATGTGAAACTCCCATGATGCATCCCATTCCCGGTGGGGCTAAAGCAAAACCCTTTGTGACCCATCACAATGCGTTAGGTATGGACCTCTATTTAAGAATAGCCCCCGAGCTTTATTTGAAACGCTTGGTAGTGGGTGGCTTTGAACGAGTTTTTGAGGTCAATCGCAATTTTCGGAACGAAGGCATTAGCATTCAACATAACCCTGAATTTACCATGTTAGAATTTTATCAAGCCTATGCCACTTATGAAGATTTGATGACCCTAACCGAAGACTTGTTAGAAAAGTTAGCCACAACCATTGTGGGTAGCAGCAGCGTGACTTATCAAGGCGAAGTTTTACAATTTAAAAAACCTTTTAAGCGGCTACCCCTTTATCAATCACTGCTTGAAATAGGCAAGGTGCCACCCGAAATCATGGGCTCACGCGAAAAGGCCCTGCAATTTGCCGAAGCCAAAAACATCAAGCTCACTAGCCCCAAAGAAAGCCTGCCCGTTTTGTTAACCGAAATTTTTGAAGACATCGTAGAACCCAAACTCATTCAACCCATGTTTATTACCCATTATCCAACCGAAGTGTCGCCGCTGTCCCGCCGCAATGCCCAAGATCCCGATCTCACCGATCGTTTTGAATTATTTATTTTTGGTCGTGAAATTGCCAATGGCTTTAGCGAATTAAACGACCCGGTCGATCAACGCGGGCGTTTTTTAGAACAACTTAAAGCCAAAGAAGCCGGTGATGAAGAAGCGATGGGGCTCGATGAAGATTTTATCAATGCTTTGGAATATGGCATGCCCCCCACCGCAGGCGAGGGTATTGGCATTGATCGATTGGTGATGTTATTAACCGACCAACCTTCGATTCGTGATGTGATCTTGTTTCCTCACATGAGGCATAAATAG
- a CDS encoding ABC transporter permease: MKIERYLAKKILLGKKQSKILSFLSWMAILGVGVSCGAFFFIQAVMGGFFSDIQKKVIGFNAHLVMELSSNGASQPILNTIQKLYPEAKLAFYQEAEGILQSVFSEGDSGQGVYIRAIDLAKPGTYADMNLRFYRGLSWEDLGKTIEGLPTVIVGEELANQMGLAPELLEEVDLIYPFSDVDPSGEAIPSIKQFRLIGTFRTGYLNYDGKYLMVSAQNTKSFFEEDLPWQVALWFPNPDQAPAAKKKLAQLPELKNIQTWQEMNTKLFHALKLERLAMQIVLVMMVVFASFNIVSMLTLMVAEYFPDIAVWKSLGLPSTKAAGVFKQVGLFIGIVGSCVGLILGWGAVLLVQWGHIQLPQPYDIETLPAMVHLPLILITLCLGPVVSMLAAILPARQTARLNVMDALRYE, encoded by the coding sequence ATGAAAATTGAGCGCTATCTAGCTAAAAAAATCTTACTCGGTAAAAAACAATCGAAAATTCTTTCTTTCTTATCGTGGATGGCCATTTTAGGTGTGGGGGTTAGTTGTGGGGCCTTCTTTTTTATTCAAGCGGTCATGGGTGGTTTTTTTAGTGATATTCAAAAAAAAGTCATTGGGTTTAATGCCCACTTGGTGATGGAACTAAGCAGCAACGGTGCAAGCCAACCTATCTTAAACACGATTCAAAAACTTTATCCCGAGGCAAAGCTGGCCTTTTATCAAGAGGCCGAAGGGATATTGCAATCGGTTTTCAGTGAAGGTGATAGCGGGCAGGGCGTTTATATTCGTGCGATCGATTTGGCAAAGCCAGGCACTTATGCTGACATGAACCTTCGCTTTTATCGCGGTTTAAGTTGGGAAGATTTAGGCAAAACCATCGAAGGTTTGCCCACTGTGATCGTGGGCGAAGAACTTGCCAATCAAATGGGTTTGGCCCCAGAACTTTTAGAAGAAGTCGATCTTATTTATCCATTCTCCGATGTCGACCCCTCGGGGGAGGCTATTCCTTCGATTAAACAATTTCGTTTGATCGGTACTTTTCGCACCGGGTATCTCAATTATGATGGTAAATACCTCATGGTTTCTGCCCAAAACACAAAAAGTTTTTTTGAAGAAGATTTGCCTTGGCAAGTGGCCTTATGGTTTCCCAATCCCGATCAAGCGCCTGCTGCCAAGAAAAAATTGGCCCAATTACCTGAATTAAAAAATATTCAAACCTGGCAAGAAATGAACACCAAACTATTTCATGCGTTAAAATTAGAACGCTTAGCCATGCAGATTGTTTTGGTCATGATGGTGGTGTTTGCGTCTTTTAATATTGTGTCGATGCTCACCCTCATGGTGGCCGAATATTTCCCAGACATAGCAGTTTGGAAATCTTTGGGCCTGCCATCAACCAAGGCGGCAGGCGTGTTTAAACAGGTGGGGCTTTTTATTGGCATTGTTGGTTCTTGTGTGGGGCTCATTTTAGGTTGGGGAGCGGTTTTATTGGTGCAGTGGGGGCATATTCAATTGCCTCAACCTTACGACATTGAAACGCTGCCTGCGATGGTGCATCTGCCGTTGATTTTGATAACCCTTTGCCTTGGCCCGGTAGTGAGCATGTTGGCCGCCATTCTGCCCGCCCGCCAAACCGCACGTTTAAATGTCATGGATGCCCTGCGTTATGAATAA